The following proteins are co-located in the Phyllostomus discolor isolate MPI-MPIP mPhyDis1 chromosome 1, mPhyDis1.pri.v3, whole genome shotgun sequence genome:
- the LOC114492844 gene encoding interferon alpha-inducible protein 27-like protein 2, translating to MIKRAAAAAVGGAVAVGAVPVVLGAMGFTGAGIAASSLAAKMMSAAAVANGGGVAAGSLVATLQSVGAAGLSTASNILLASTGSVFGALLGGSKKPPPSAPAGPRAEGDGPGEKASQVKPPKPPLSSERHEK from the exons CGGTGGCCGTGGGCGCGGTGCCCGTGGTGCTGGGCGCCATGGGCTTCACCGGGGCGGGCATCGCAGCTTCCTCCCTAGCGGCCAAGATGATGTCAGCGGCCGCCGTCGCCAACGGGGGCGGGGTTGCCGCCGGTAGCCTGGTGGCTACTCTGCAGTCTGTGG GGGCGGCTGGGCTCTCCACGGCATCCAACATCCTCCTGGCCTCCACTGGATCGGTTTTTGGAGCCTTGCTGGGAGGTTCAAAAAAGCCACCCCCTTCTGCTCCAGCTGGACCCAGAGCTGAAGGGGACGGGCCAGGAGAAAAGGCATCCCAAGTCAAACCTCCGAAACCCCCACTCAGCTCAGAGAGGCATGAGAAATAA